One Salvelinus fontinalis isolate EN_2023a chromosome 22, ASM2944872v1, whole genome shotgun sequence genomic window, TGTTTTGAATTGTACCATGTGACTAGCTAGCTTTTTCCAGAGCCTTCATTTTGTTTGTAGCCACTCCCACATCTCTTTAGTGCTCTTATATAAATGTTTATTAGCCCAATTAACTAATCAATTAAGCGTGAAATTGAATTAAATGTCTACGAAACTTCCAACTATTATTGGAACATTCCTCAATTTAGTCCACAGCTAACTTCAATCTCATTGGTCATCTTCCGTATATGCTAATTAGGACCCAAACGTCATGTCCTGAACACagcgccatttttttttttatacttcaGGAGGAGGGTGAAACAGCATAATACATCAATTATTTCACTTTAATGTAAATCATTTTTTCCTGAATTAACTTTGGCGGCTGCATGTTGTCTGGAGAGGTAAGTGGCAGAGCATTGTCCAGGTGGATTGATTGCACACTTCCGTGACACCGAGACTGAAGCGCTTGCGGATTGGTGAAACTATCCAGATAGGGGGAAAAAAGACGCGACAGCCATCCTTTTATAACCGGAGACGCCAAAGCAAAGGTAATTTTATGTCATGTGAGCATCCTCAACAGTTCATCACAAATCTACACCTATTGTAGCCATTGTCAACAGTTGCGCAGATCCCCTGTCACAAATCAGCCAACCAGGCATGTGCGTATGCAGTTCAACCAATGATTTATCATTGCGTTCAACACAACTAGCTAGCATTTTAGCTAATGTGTTTTTATTCCCGCCAATGCGTACAATTCGATGGGtttagttatatttttgttctctgGTCCCCCGGCCGCTTTTGATTACTGTTAATGGCACAGACGTCCCATTCGAATGGTAGTTGCCCTTTCAACTTCCATGGTAGTTTCTGTGCCTACCTAAATGGTGACCACGGGTAACTGCGAATCAGGATTTAATTCCGGAGAGGGAGTCTGGAAAACGTCTACGACATCCAGGGAAAGCACCAGGAACGCAAATGATCAACTCCCGAGTCAGGGAGGGTagtaactaacgttagccaggtAGTGATGAAAATAGCAATACTGGACCTTTTGGAGTTCCTGTAATTGGAATGAGTACACATAAAATACTTGAATGAGGATCCAATACTGATTTTTAGAACTGATGTTTAGAGTCATTTTTTTAGtggtcagaaatgtacatgtaTGTTTTAAAAGTAACATTTGACTGCCAGTTTCGTATCCGTGTGACAATCTCTAAATTGGTTCACGCCAAAAAATGAAagcaaaataaatgaaataaaaaataatttagtATGAGGCAGGTAACTTTTTATCGCGGTTTAGGGAAATTACTATGAATCGAGAATACAAGGAATTTGTGTTTTTCAATTGAAATGCCAGATTATGATTACCGATTTTAAAGACTGAAGTTCTTGTCTATTTGGGAATCATTTGACCTTTTTATATTAACATGCATTGTAATGTCACACCAGATGACACATTCAAGGCACCAATACATACATTAAATTGGATATAAACTAAACATTTAAGGTGGCCAGTTGTTTAGACATTAttttttcacttttgttttgGACATATGGCAACTACCCAATTTTTCATTTTATCTTGCAGTGGGTTGTGTGTTTTGATTTGGAGAGTAGCTATATTAGCTAAAGGATGATGCTGGGTGAGTGTAACGTTATCTAGCTTCATGAATGCATTTACAATTCTTAAAATTGTCACTAGGTTATATGGGCCATAAACACATGAATCCATAGGCTGCATTCATGGGTAGTGTATTTTCATTTAGGCCTATCCATGTTAACAATTTAAAATGGACCCAGGTTGTTATACTAACCATGTCCCCAGGCTTATTTTTATGGTACTTTTATGCACAGTTTATGATAAACTAATAggctaacagatctgggatcactGAGTTAATAATTGTAAAGTGTACTGTAGGTTATATTACCTGGCCTAACAAGATGCCTCTCTCTTTTAGGAAGCTGAGGAACAATGTATCAAGTCCCTGTTGGAAACTTGGAAAACATCAGAAAAACAAGGAGAAAAGTTAAACATATTTTGAGTGACTTTGGACTGGAGAATTGTAAAGTCCTTCTGGAAGTAGGTATTTGTTATGCAATTTTTATGTTTAAAACTATCAGATCAGTGTAGCAACTATTGTTTGGTGGCTAGATTAATGCCTAATTATTGCCATTTTCCCCATTGTTTAGAGTCATGATTGTACTTTTCCCATAACTTTTAAAGACTTTGTGTCCCATATAGCACCTTGTTCCCTATGGGCTATATAGTAGGGTACTATAAAGGGGataagatgccatttgggatgcacaacaGTGGATGGTCAGAGATCATTGATCAGTGTTGTTTTCTTCCTGTGATACTTAGCTGTATGTTGTCTGTCACCATCTTCCAGGAGctgcagaaggagaaggagaaaaaCTCTGATTCTGATGAGGTGTTCCAGGAGACCGAGTGGGTGGACCTCAGTGAGCCCTTTCCAGGCAAGAGAAAGAAAAAGGTACAATAGCACCTGGAAAGATTAGCTAGCTGATGGGGATGTCAACAAACCAAGCAAGTGTTTAAATTGAAACAGAAtagtttatacactgctcaaaaaaataaagggaacacttaaacaacacaatgtaactccaagtcaatcacacttctgtgaaatcaaactgtccacttaggaagcaacactgattgacaataaatttcacatgctgttgtgcaaatggaatagacaaaaggtggaaattataggcaattagcaagacaccccccaaaacaggagtgattctgcaggtggtgaccacagaccacttctcagttcctatgcttcctggctgatgttttggtcacttttgaatgctggcggtgctctcactctagtggtagcatgagacggagtctacaacccacacaagtggctcaggtagtgcagttcatccaggatggcacatcaatgcgaactgtggcaaaaaggtttgctgtgtctgtcagcgtagtgtccagagcatgcaggcgctaccaggagacaggccagtacatcaggagacgtggaggaggccgtaggagggcaacaacccggaccgctacctccgccttagtgcaaggaggtgcactgccagagccctacaaaatgacctccagcaggccacaaatgtgcatgtgtcagcatatggtctcacaaggggtctgaggatctcatctcggtacctaatggcagtcaggctacctctggcgagcacatggagggctgtgcggccccacaaagaaatgccaccccacaccatgactgacccatcgccaaaccggtcatgctggaggatgttgcaggcagcagaacgttctccacggcgtctccagactctgtcacgtctgtcacatgtgctcagtgtgaacctgctttcatctgtgaagagcacagggcgccagtggcgattttgccgatcttggtgttctctggcaaatgccaaacgtcctgcacggtgttgggctgtaagcacaacccccaactgtggacgtcgggccctcataccaccctcatggagtctgtttctgaccgtttgagcagacacatgcacatttgtggcctgctggaggtcattttgcagggcgctggcagtgcacctccttgcacaaaggcggaggtagcggtcctgctgctgggttgttgccctcctacggcctcctccacgtctcctgatgtactggcctgtctcctggtagcgcctgcatgctctggacactacgctgacagacacagcaaacctttttgccacagctcgcattgatgtgccatcctggatgaactgcactacctgagccacttgtgtgggttgtagactccgtctcatgctaccactagagtgagagcaccgccagcattcaaaagtgaccaaaacatcagccaggaagcataggaactgagaagtggcaGACAAAAATGAATGAACATTCATTCCTTAGAGTGAAGTAAACAATCTTCTGCTAATCACTTGTTGTCTGTGCATTTACTTCCCCAGTGGCCATACCGCACGCGGCTGTTGTGCTGCACCCTCTGTAAGTACTCTACACGGAACTGGTACTCCTACAAGAGTCATCTGCAGCGGAACCATGAGTATGAGAGGAAACTGTGTGTCCTGGCTCCCTGCCAGATCTGCCCCTTTGTCGCCCACCCCCGAGTCCTCAAGaagcacctcctcctcttccatggcTCTCCGAATgtggaccaagatgcagagtCTCTGCATTCAACTACCAAGAAAGGGGACCGGTTTAAGTGTCGTAAGTGCCGATATGTGGACTCAAACCTGTTCTCAATGAAGAAGCACGTCCTGCTTAACCACCTGGAGAAGCTGTGGCACCACTTCTCAGGACGGATATCAGACACTAAGTTCCCCCATACAGCCTCCAGGCAATTCTGTAAGGTGTGTAAGCTGGTCATTGAAAGCACAGAGCACATGCTGCACCACATCCTGTCCTCTCCCACTCACCAGTGGGCCTGCGCTCAGATAAGGACCTGGATCTTAGAGAACACTCAGTACGTCAAGCCTTCAAATTACCAAACATTGGCCCCTAAAAACCAGTTGCCACAGGTATCCAGTCCTGAGCAGCTGGCCGGGGCCAAACAGAGCTTCCTCCCCCCACAGGCTTCAACCCTGGTTCAGCTGGCCAGTGCTGAGGCTAAAGGCCTCCTCCAGCCTGGTGCTACTGTCAACCTGCAGAGTGCTATGCCACAGGGGGCCATCTCAGCCCCCGTGCCCATCGGCCAGACCATGGTCAGACTGCCCTCTGGCGCCTCACTACCTGGTGCTCCTCACAATCAGGTGCCTTTCACCATAGGGGTCCAAGGTCAGCAGCAGCCCCAGCAGGTCTTCCTGCCCCCGAGGGTGCAGATCAGCATTCCAGGGATGTCCCAGTCCCTCATGATGACTCAGCGCCTCCCCCTGAACCATGGGACCCCCCAGGGTACCATGCTCCAGAGCACCCCTCAGGGCACCATGCTGACCTCCCAGTCCCTCCTCAGCCACCTCATCCCCACGGGCAACAAGGTCAACGGCATGCCCACCTACACTTTCGCCACGCCAGTGGGCATGCCCGGCCAGACGAGCAACGTCCAGCTGATGAGCAAGGCTCCTCAACCCATCAAACCAGCAGGTAACCCTGCTCTCAACGCCAAAGCCAAGAAGTGGATCACCTGTCCCATCTGTAATGAACTGCTTCCCTCCAATGTCTATGAGGCTCACCATCAGGCTGCCCACAAGGCCCAGCCCAGAACAGCCAAGCAGCAGGGCCTGGCTGCCCGCGCTCCCTTCCTCAGAAAGATGCCTGACAAGACAGTCAAGTGTTTGAAGTGTAAGATCCTCCTGTCTGAGAAGGGCCTCTTTGAACACCTGCTGCACGGGCTCAACTGTCTCTACTGTCCTGGGATGTTCTACTCCATCCAACAACTGgttgaacacacaaacacacaacacaacccCACACAGAAGGCCAACTGTGACTTCATGAGGCGGGAATATAGACTGTACACAGACGACAGCGGTAACCTTCTGTTCCCCTACTTTGACATTAACACCACGGCCCCCAAAGAGATCCTAGGAGACGCAGAACTGAAACTAGCTCTGGTCACAAACTCCCTGGACCTGATCTTCCTCAAGATGCAGCCTGGTGGTAAACAGGAAGTGTGTCGGAACCCCAGTAAAACGACTCGGACCGACTGCCCCTTCTGTGAAGAGAAGTGTGTCACAGTGGAGAACTACCAGGGCCATCTGAGTGGGAAGCACTGCATTGCGCCCACCGTCCATGCCATCCTCAAGACCGCAGCATTCAAATGCATCTACTGCAACGGCGTCTACACAGGCAAGACCACGCAGAAAGCTATAATCATCCATCTACAGCGGTGCCGCCGTGCACCCAAGACCCCTAAAGATGCAGACAATCTCCAGTCCACCCCCACCAACGGACGCCAGCAGCAGGTCATGGCCTTTAACCAGATGATCCGTGTGCCAGGTCTGTACTCTGCCCAGCTCCCTCCCGTCCCCATGGCAGCGCAGCCCTCCGTCCGCATCCCCCAGCCCTCTGAGTCTCCTGCTGAGCTGCAGAGCAAGCTGAGGCTGGAGGCGGCCTTCAGGGAGGCCATGGAGGCCAACAAGAAAGAGAGGGATGCGCGGGCAGCCTTCCGTAAACAACGAGAGAAGGAGAAACGAGAGCAGGCACCCCTGACAGACCCCTCTATTCAGCTAGCACTGGACCCCAGTGGGATGGAGAAACGCCCCTCTGAGGAGCGGAAAGACTTCCTCACCAGATACTTTCACACCAAGCCGTATCCCACAAAGAAGGAGTCTGAGGAGCTCTCCAAGAGGCTGTGGCTGACCCGGACTGAGGTGTCCACCCTGTTTGGGATGAAGCGCACCAAGTGCATGAAGGCGATCCAGAGGAACAACAGCCCTACCATCTTCATGGGCTTCAACATGACTGAGCTGAAGAAACTTAAGCACGACCTCCTCATCCCAGACGTGGAACCTGCAGAACCTGAGAAGATGGCTGAAATGGAACCAGAACAGGCAGGTTCTCCAGAAGGGGAACCAGCAGAACCAGAAATGTCTCTTCCAGAAGAAGATCCTTTAGAACCACATCAGAAGGATGTTCCAGAGATGGATCCTTTAGAACCAGAGCCGATGGCTATCTGAGTCGTCACTTCAGAGTTCATGTACAGTGTATATAGATCCCTTTACCTGGCTGACTGCAGCTGATTGCAGTGCCCTGAAATGTATACTTTTATATTGATGTTGATCTGCCTGCTAGTGTTGTCAAGATTAAATGTCAACTTAATTTTAGGTGTTTACTTATTATTCTCCTTTTCGTAGAACTGTAATTCAAATGTTGACATTCTCACAGGCTACATGTTAGAACAAACCTCTGTataagtgtaaaaaaaaatataaagccAGGATTTTATTAGTTCAACGAAGGGTATTGATTCTGAGTGACACTCCGTTTTCAGGGGTTTGTTACGAGAGCTGCGTTACATACAACCAACACATGGTTAAATCCACCATTTCTTTCTAGGGGGCATCTTTTAGAGATGTTTTTCAGCACATTGACCATGATTCAGTTTGAAGGATATTTTACTTGCTGCTTGTTTTGAAATACGGTCTTAACTGTTAAAGCTATAAAGTACACCTGTAATTAGTATTATGGAATACTCATACTATACAAACTGGGATAATTGATTACTGACTTTTTAAGCAACTAAACTATTAACTTTCCTGTTCAAAACATAATGAACAGTATGTGTAAATGTTTATCAGAATTCCTTTTTTTCTGTTAGTGATGTCATTTTGTATGATAGTTACTGGTCATCGTTCTCAATAGAAACTCAAATCTAGTACGTGGTCCATTGACCAGATGAGACTGATTTATACTCATAACTGTAAGATTCTGTCTAGCTTTTTTCTTTTCAGAATGTGTATCAACGGCTATGCTATTCTTCCCATTATTGAAACTACGTAATAGATCGTTATGAGTTCGCTCAGATACTGAATTTTTCCATAGCCTCCATCACTTTCAACTTTGCTTTCCTCACCCTTGTTAATTTGCTGTTTTGTCCACTCATTTTGTTGaatgttgttatttttgtaaAACAGAATACCTCACCTGGTGTTTTTACCATTATTTTCACATGTTAATTAATCTATGGCAaggatgtcaaactcattccatggagggcctagacTAGAGTCTGCTGTTTTGTTTATTCTCAATtaggacctagacaaccaggtgaggggagttccttactaattagggaccttaattcatcaatcgaTTACAAGGGGGAGTGAGAACCTGCATACACTCGGCCCTCCTTGGAAGAAGTTTGACgagtttgtttattttttttgtctttgtttctACTTCTTCCTGTCTCATTTGCAATTTATTGTtaggtgtatgtactgtatacctGTTGGGTTTTCTATGGTTTCAGTCCTTGAGAAgcaaaaaatgtatttagtcTTGAAGGTTTGAGCCTGCTGATACATTGTgcaaaataaaaactttttccaATAAATAGATATTTTACTCATGCAACTTATTTCTCTTGAATGGCTGTCCATCTGAGAAAGTTGGTCTCTATCCAAAGTGGGATATTGTAAAATCAAATAATGGCTAGCTTGTATTTCTAACTGTAGAAACAGAATTAGGATCTCTTATCTGTGTAGCCATTAATTGTCTGACAAGTACCAAGGATAATTTAACCAAGATACACCACAGCCCGTCGTTTCAAATGGAAACATacgagtcatagtgggcagaacaagcaggGAGATGGACAGAGCCAAGCACGAACTAGTGAGATCCTATTTGCGCGTTCTAGcatatatttaatttttttcgTTCAGAGTAGctgaagtgcgcgtgtgcaatatATCAATTCGCCTTTGCGCTCCTAAATGACGCAACAACTTTGGCAAagagtaaagtctacaaaacgtaGTCAGATTGCAGTTtcgggaacagaaaactgtattgagatcaaatgttgatttgatgagaaaattagcagaatCTCGGCCAAAatccctgtcgttccatcctctCCCACTGCCGGACACCATATTTGGTAGAGAGTGCAAACGCatagcggatgcttcacatttatacatccggtgaaatatctgtctgatTGTTCTATGCATGTACCGACTCGTCTGGTATGCGCCGGCCATTCATATTGTCGCTTATTTGTGACGTAATCAACAGGATTTCCACTAGAAACAAAGTCAACATTTCTATATCGTAACAATTCCTGAAAAAAAAAGAATGTCGcctttggtcttaatttaaggttaggcttagcagtgtggttaaggtgagggttaaaATCAAACGTTAAAaatataaattgtagaaataggcggggtttatgactttgtggctgttatAACTATACGACCAAAATAGAAGCCACTTTCTTGTACAGACCCAGGCTACCGGTTTGTTTCAATTCACGCTTTCGGGCTTGAATAATTTCATACGGTAAGCGTGTTTTTGAAACCTTAGCTACCTCTATATTTTCAATGCTGTAATTTTACTTGAGTTCTTTCAACTTTGACTTTCTGGAAATTTCCATGGcactgctagctaacgttatctagctagGCTTCCAACAGTGGCAATAGTGCTTTCTCGCTTTTTAGCCTTTTATCTAATTTCTATCTAAGTAAACGGGTGTTCCGCTGTTAAATATAGTTAATAACATTTTGATATTTCCCCCGAAAAACTAAGTTGTACCAAATCGTTTTAACGTTAAACGTGTTACATTCCAACATGTCTCTCCCAGGAGATACGCGCTAACACTGCAGCATCAAGATGTCGTACATGTTACCTCATCTCCACAACGGCTGGCAGGTCGACCAAGCCATTCTATCCGAGGAGGACAGAGCCCTGGTTATTAGGTTTGGACACGATTGGGACCCAACATGTATGAAAATGGACGAGGTGTTGTACAGCATAGCTGAAAAGGTAAGATGTATGTTATTGTACCAATGTTGATGTTTGTATTTCACATTTGTGAATACGTTTGATTGAACGTTGCTATTTTCACAGTACCAACATCACTATCCCTCCCTACAGGTGAAAAATTTTGCAGTCATCTATTTGGTGGACATCACAGAGGTGCCGGACTTCAACAAGATGTACGAGCTGTATGACCCTTGCACTGTCATGTTCTTCTTCAGGTGAGTTTCAAGTTATCCTGTCCGCCTTCACTTCAGAGCCCTGCAAACCAA contains:
- the LOC129819996 gene encoding activity-dependent neuroprotective protein 2a-like, whose product is MYQVPVGNLENIRKTRRKVKHILSDFGLENCKVLLEELQKEKEKNSDSDEVFQETEWVDLSEPFPGKRKKKWPYRTRLLCCTLCKYSTRNWYSYKSHLQRNHEYERKLCVLAPCQICPFVAHPRVLKKHLLLFHGSPNVDQDAESLHSTTKKGDRFKCRKCRYVDSNLFSMKKHVLLNHLEKLWHHFSGRISDTKFPHTASRQFCKVCKLVIESTEHMLHHILSSPTHQWACAQIRTWILENTQYVKPSNYQTLAPKNQLPQVSSPEQLAGAKQSFLPPQASTLVQLASAEAKGLLQPGATVNLQSAMPQGAISAPVPIGQTMVRLPSGASLPGAPHNQVPFTIGVQGQQQPQQVFLPPRVQISIPGMSQSLMMTQRLPLNHGTPQGTMLQSTPQGTMLTSQSLLSHLIPTGNKVNGMPTYTFATPVGMPGQTSNVQLMSKAPQPIKPAGNPALNAKAKKWITCPICNELLPSNVYEAHHQAAHKAQPRTAKQQGLAARAPFLRKMPDKTVKCLKCKILLSEKGLFEHLLHGLNCLYCPGMFYSIQQLVEHTNTQHNPTQKANCDFMRREYRLYTDDSGNLLFPYFDINTTAPKEILGDAELKLALVTNSLDLIFLKMQPGGKQEVCRNPSKTTRTDCPFCEEKCVTVENYQGHLSGKHCIAPTVHAILKTAAFKCIYCNGVYTGKTTQKAIIIHLQRCRRAPKTPKDADNLQSTPTNGRQQQVMAFNQMIRVPGLYSAQLPPVPMAAQPSVRIPQPSESPAELQSKLRLEAAFREAMEANKKERDARAAFRKQREKEKREQAPLTDPSIQLALDPSGMEKRPSEERKDFLTRYFHTKPYPTKKESEELSKRLWLTRTEVSTLFGMKRTKCMKAIQRNNSPTIFMGFNMTELKKLKHDLLIPDVEPAEPEKMAEMEPEQAGSPEGEPAEPEMSLPEEDPLEPHQKDVPEMDPLEPEPMAI
- the LOC129819997 gene encoding thioredoxin-like protein 4A, producing the protein MSYMLPHLHNGWQVDQAILSEEDRALVIRFGHDWDPTCMKMDEVLYSIAEKVKNFAVIYLVDITEVPDFNKMYELYDPCTVMFFFRNKHIMIDLGTGNNNKINWTMEDKQEMIDIVETVYRGARKGRGLVVSPKDYSTKYRY